In Chaetodon trifascialis isolate fChaTrf1 chromosome 4, fChaTrf1.hap1, whole genome shotgun sequence, one DNA window encodes the following:
- the tax1bp3 gene encoding tax1-binding protein 3, producing the protein MSFVPGQPVTAVVQRIEINKLRQGDNLILGFSIGGGIDQDPGQNPFSEDKTDKGIYVTRTTPGGPADEAGLRTGDKIMQVNGWDMTMVTHDKARKRLTKKNECVVRLLVTRKSLEDAVKHSMGGCSRQDHGGATYNHKGNTITKD; encoded by the exons ATGTCTTTCGTCCCAGGCCAGCCGGTGACTGCTGTTGTG CAAAGGATTGAGATCAACAAACTACGGCAGGGAGATAATCTGATCCTGGGCTTCAGCATTGGAGGAGGGATAGATCAGGACCCCGGACAGAACCCCTTCTCTGAGGACAAGACTGACAAa GGCATCTACGTGACCAGGACAACACCAGGAGGACCGGCAGACGAGGCAGGCTTGAGGACGGGCGACAAAATAATGCAG GTGAATGGCTGGGACATGACCATGGTGACCCACGACAAGGCTCGTAAAAGACTTACAAAGAAGAACGAGTGCGTGGTGCGGCTACTGGTAACCAGAAAGTCGTTGGAAGACGCTGTCAAACACTCTATGGGCGGTTGCTCCAGACAGGACCATGGTGGCGCTACTTATAACCACAAAGGAAATACAATAACTAAGGACTGA
- the hsh2d gene encoding hematopoietic SH2 domain-containing protein homolog, which produces MMEWSQPLQGQHDAFVWFTESQLRSVIRNGVVPEWFHGIISRKTAEELLMSKPPGYFLIRVSESRIGYTLSYRAEDRCRHFMIDALEDGQYIIVGENRRHRFLQDLVDFHRRSPIMPFNEVLTVACGQTSNDKTDYAELLFPQRYPHNNTSLRPNNLLLRCESQPVSQEDIPPALPYRPNNLRNSAILSPIRLYPSLEEEHLHVTSPLPATAMPVPKTRNKYTADNPPSNRPPEVPARTSVPPLKLNQACIRTVSAPESPSTPTATEHSPGVTIQSVKNQEAKLSVVTNLKNLKKKFHKKRSTSQELMYTEINMEATVRSENTDNEYQEITGEQTGPPFSYSSTDARSTDGGLPQEYLPPPPFAPGY; this is translated from the exons ATGATGGAGTGGAGTCAGCCATTACAAGGACAGCATGATGCTTTCGTTTGGTTCACAGAGTCCCAGCTCCGCTCTGTGATCAGGAACGGTGTAGTCCCAGAATGGTTTCATGGGATCATTTCCAGGAA AACGGCAGAGGAACTGCTGATGTCCAAACCTCCTGGCTACTTCCTCATCAGAGTCAGCGAGAGCAGGATTGGTTACACTCTCTCATACCG TGCTGAGGACCGTTGCAGACATTTCATGATTGATGCACTGGAGGATGGCCAATACATCATAGTAGGGGAGAACAGGCGTCACCGGTTTCTGCAGGACCTGGTGGACTTTCATCGGAGATCTCCCATCATGCCTTTCAATGAGGTGCTGACTGTCGCTTGTGGTCAG ACCTCGAATGACAAGACCGACTATGCGGAACTACTGTTCCCACAAAGGTATCCGCACAATAACACAAGTTTGCGGCCAAACAACCTGCTGCTTCGCTGTGAAAGCCAACCAGTGTCACAAGAAGATATCCCACCTGCCCTTCCATATCGACCAAATAACTTGAGGAACTCTGCAATCCTGTCCCCGATCAGGCTCTACCCTAGTCTGGAGGAAGAACACCTGCATGTCACCTCCCCTCTTCCAGCCACGGCAATG CCTGTGCCAAAGACCAGAAACAAATACACAGCTGACAACCCTCCATCTAACCGGCCTCCTGAAGTCCCTGCCCGGACCTCCGTTCCTCCACTGAAGCTGAACCAGGCCTGCATCAGAACAGTCTCTGCGCCTGAGAGTCCCTCCACACCCACAGCCACTGAACACTCACCTGGGGTCACCATCCAGTCTGTAAAGAACCAGGAAGCCAAGCTGTCAGTCGTCACCAACCTCAAGAACCTCAAGAAGAAATTCCACAAGAAGAGAAGCACATCGCAGGAGCTTATGTACACAGAGATTAACATGGAGGCGACCGTCAGGAGTGAAAATACTGACAATGAGTACCAGGAGATCACAGGGGAGCAAACTGGTCCACCATTTTCCTACAGCAGCACTGATGCGAGGTCGACTGATGGAGGATTACCTCAGGAGTACCTCCCACCTCCACCCTTTGCCCCAGGTTACTGA
- the LOC139330451 gene encoding ras-related protein Rab-8A → MAKTYDYLFKLLLIGDSGVGKTCVLFRFSEDAFNSTFISTIGIDFKIRTIELDGKKIKLQIWDTAGQERFRTITTAYYRGAMGIMLVYDITNEKSFDNIKNWIRNIEEHASADVERMVLGNKCDVNDKRQVSKDRGEKLALEYGIKFMETSAKANINVENAFLTLARDIKAKMDKKLEGNNPQGSSQGVKITEQPKKSSFFRCTLL, encoded by the exons ATGGCGAAGACTTACGATTACTTGTTTAAACTACTTTTAATCGGCGATTCAGGCGTCGGAAAGACCTGCGTGCTATTCAGATTTTCAGAGGACGCCTTCAACTCAACGTTTATCTCTACTATAG gtaTTGACTTCAAGATCAGAACAATAGAATTAGATGGAAAGAAGATCAAGCTACAGATATG GGATACAGCAGGACAGGAGAGGTTCAGGACCATCACAACAGCCTACTACAGAGGAGCCATG GGCATCATGTTAGTGTATGACATTACCAATGAGAAGTCCTTCGACAACATCAAAAACTGGATACGGAATATAGAAGAG CATGCTTCAGCAGATGTGGAAAGGATGGTCCTTGGGAACAAATGTGATGTCAATGACAAGCGGCAGGTGtccaaagacagaggagagaag ctggcacTGGAGTATGGTATCAAATTCATGGAGACCAGTGCAAAGGCAAATATCAACGTGGAGAAT gccTTCTTAACCCTCGCCAGAGACATCAAAGCAAAAATGGACAAGAAGCTG gaGGGCAACAACCCACAGGGTAGCAGTCAAGGAGTAAAAATTACAGAACAGCCCAAGAAGAGCAGTTTCTTCCGCTGCACGCTCCTGTAA